One Sphingopyxis macrogoltabida genomic region harbors:
- a CDS encoding IS1380-like element IS1247 family transposase, with translation MDHPEGAGLQRADRVDFDPRVRLEFRGTQLSSDGGLLVMRELDDALGLSDLASAALRDTRSGKNTVHRLDGLFRQSVFGRLAGYEDVNDANRLACDPVMRQVVGGRAVDAQAASASQMGRFETETLALAGNRAALADLNGQWIDRFHDRNGLKYIVLDMDSSVSPTHGDQEGSAWNGHFDCSCYHPNFLFNQFGMLERCALRHGNVHSADGWRDVLDPVIARYAERDLGGRFFRADAAYAIPAIYERLEEARFFYAIRLPANAVLKDKIAHRLTRPVGRPSLTKVKRFFEEFEYQAASWDKERRVIAKIEWHPGELFPRVGFIVTNLPMEPDWVVRFYNQRGTAEQHIKEGKYAFRWTRLSCRKFRDNEVRLQLHALAYNLATFLRCIELPEAMADWSLTSLQLKLIKIGARVVRHARTITFQLAEVAVTGTMVRAILAAIRRLRAPPLCA, from the coding sequence ATGGATCACCCAGAGGGTGCGGGCTTGCAACGGGCAGATCGGGTGGATTTCGACCCTCGCGTGCGGCTGGAATTTCGCGGCACGCAGCTCAGTTCCGACGGCGGCCTTCTGGTGATGCGCGAGCTTGATGACGCGCTCGGGTTGTCCGATTTGGCGTCAGCGGCGCTGCGCGATACTCGCTCTGGCAAGAACACGGTCCATCGGCTCGACGGCCTGTTCCGGCAATCAGTCTTTGGGCGGCTGGCCGGATACGAGGATGTCAACGACGCCAACCGTCTCGCCTGCGATCCGGTCATGCGCCAAGTTGTCGGCGGCAGAGCGGTCGATGCACAAGCGGCCTCGGCATCGCAGATGGGACGGTTCGAGACCGAGACGCTGGCTCTGGCCGGGAACCGTGCCGCGCTGGCCGACCTGAACGGGCAATGGATCGACCGGTTCCATGACCGTAACGGGCTGAAGTACATCGTTCTGGACATGGACAGCTCGGTCAGCCCGACCCATGGCGACCAGGAAGGGTCCGCCTGGAATGGCCATTTCGACTGTAGCTGCTATCACCCCAACTTTCTGTTCAACCAGTTCGGGATGCTGGAACGCTGCGCCCTGCGCCATGGCAACGTCCACAGCGCCGATGGCTGGCGTGATGTTCTCGACCCCGTCATTGCGCGCTACGCGGAGCGCGACCTTGGTGGCAGGTTCTTCCGGGCCGATGCTGCCTACGCGATCCCGGCGATCTATGAGCGATTGGAAGAAGCGCGGTTCTTCTACGCCATCCGGCTGCCCGCAAACGCGGTCCTCAAGGACAAGATCGCGCATCGGCTAACGCGCCCTGTCGGGCGGCCGTCACTGACCAAGGTCAAGCGGTTCTTCGAGGAATTCGAGTATCAGGCGGCGTCCTGGGACAAGGAACGCCGGGTGATCGCCAAGATCGAATGGCATCCGGGCGAACTGTTCCCGCGTGTCGGCTTCATCGTCACCAACCTGCCGATGGAGCCGGACTGGGTGGTGCGGTTCTACAACCAGCGCGGCACCGCCGAGCAGCACATCAAAGAGGGCAAATACGCCTTTCGCTGGACGCGGCTGTCGTGCCGGAAGTTCCGCGACAATGAGGTGCGGCTGCAACTGCACGCCCTGGCGTACAACCTGGCCACCTTCTTGCGCTGCATCGAGCTGCCCGAGGCCATGGCCGACTGGTCGTTGACCAGCCTGCAACTGAAGCTGATCAAGATCGGGGCACGTGTGGTCCGTCACGCCCGCACCATCACCTTCCAGCTGGCCGAGGTCGCTGTCACCGGCACGATGGTACGCGCCATCCTCGCCGCTATCCGCCGATTGCGAGCGCCACCGCTATGCGCATGA
- a CDS encoding RNA polymerase sigma factor: protein MSSHGSDHEQELVRQSVEGSRAAFTALVEPHIGRLLTLATRMLGSQPQGEDAVQDGLASVWVARHRLDPERPVGPYLTTVVLNKCRDRLRTRKAKRYFGLVSADDAALVADESPDPENRAAARQELSLLRAEIERLPVRLREALVLVSIDGRSQAEAASLLGVSEKAIETRVYRARQRLREKFEKF from the coding sequence GTGTCTTCGCACGGAAGCGACCACGAGCAGGAGTTGGTCCGGCAGTCTGTCGAGGGAAGCAGAGCCGCGTTCACTGCGCTGGTTGAGCCACATATTGGCCGACTGCTGACCCTCGCGACGCGTATGCTTGGAAGCCAACCACAGGGCGAAGACGCTGTCCAGGACGGCCTGGCATCGGTTTGGGTCGCGAGGCATCGCCTCGACCCTGAAAGACCAGTCGGCCCCTATCTGACTACGGTGGTCCTCAATAAGTGCCGCGACCGGCTCAGAACCAGAAAAGCGAAACGTTACTTTGGACTGGTGTCGGCAGACGATGCAGCTCTCGTCGCGGATGAAAGTCCCGATCCGGAAAACCGCGCGGCGGCCCGTCAGGAACTGAGCTTGCTTAGAGCCGAAATCGAACGGCTCCCGGTCCGGCTGCGCGAAGCCCTTGTGCTGGTGAGTATCGATGGGCGCAGCCAGGCAGAAGCCGCAAGTTTGCTAGGCGTGAGCGAGAAAGCGATCGAGACCCGCGTCTACCGGGCAAGGCAGCGCCTGCGCGAAAAATTCGAGAAGTTCTGA
- a CDS encoding copper resistance system multicopper oxidase, producing the protein MTIVNRRKFLGTSAGGLGLLGLSGAMPAWARGADISAGNARKGLDEVSGPNIDLTVARSAFATGNRRGGAIAVNGTIPGPLLRLQEGTTVRLNVHNQLQEDTSIHWHGLLVPFQLDGVPGVSFPGVKPGETFTAEFPVRQAGTYWWHSHSGLQEQAGHYGAIVVDPEGPDPVQADREYIVVLSEFSAMSPHTIFDKLKKGEGYFNYNQNTWTDDYPLSGEDRRMWAKMRMMPTDILDVSSAAYTYLLNGHGPLDNLEYLFRPGERVRLRFINAGAMTFFNIRIPGLPMTVVQADGKDVEPVEVDEFQIGVAETYDVVVTPGEQQAYTLVAESMDRSGMGIGTLASAPGARAAIPPLRDPPLLTMADMGMSGMDHGSGGDAGMSGMDHGNGGDMAGMDHGSSGDTEMVGMAGMSGMKMRDTSRLPPDVKVGPGLDMVSMNPVDRMGDPGIGLADVPHRTLDYRKLRALVPNKDPRTPSRRMEIHLTGNMERYMWSFDGKKFSAVSDEPIRFAYNERVRVKLINDTMMAHPIHLHGHFFELVNGAPGDRQPLKHTVVVQPGGNAQFDLTADETGDWAFHCHLLYHMHAGMFQIVTVANPDGSTA; encoded by the coding sequence ATGACAATCGTAAATCGCAGAAAATTCCTCGGCACAAGCGCTGGCGGCTTGGGCTTGCTTGGTCTCAGCGGCGCCATGCCCGCTTGGGCGCGCGGCGCGGATATCTCGGCGGGAAATGCCCGCAAAGGGCTGGACGAAGTGTCCGGGCCGAATATCGACCTCACCGTTGCGCGGTCGGCCTTCGCGACGGGTAACAGGCGCGGCGGTGCCATTGCCGTCAACGGCACTATCCCCGGCCCGCTGTTGCGCTTGCAGGAAGGTACGACAGTCCGGCTCAATGTGCACAACCAACTCCAGGAAGATACCTCGATCCACTGGCATGGCCTGCTCGTGCCGTTTCAGCTAGATGGCGTGCCGGGCGTGAGCTTCCCCGGCGTCAAGCCGGGAGAAACCTTCACCGCAGAATTCCCGGTTCGTCAGGCGGGCACCTATTGGTGGCACTCGCATAGCGGCCTGCAGGAACAGGCCGGACACTACGGCGCGATCGTGGTCGATCCGGAAGGGCCCGATCCGGTTCAGGCTGACCGCGAATATATCGTGGTTCTGAGCGAGTTCAGCGCCATGTCCCCGCACACGATTTTCGACAAACTGAAGAAGGGCGAAGGCTACTTCAACTACAATCAGAACACCTGGACCGACGACTACCCGCTTTCGGGTGAGGATCGCCGGATGTGGGCGAAAATGCGCATGATGCCGACCGACATCCTCGATGTGTCGAGCGCGGCTTACACCTACCTTCTCAACGGTCATGGCCCGCTCGACAATCTGGAATACCTTTTCCGGCCTGGCGAACGCGTGCGGCTGCGCTTCATCAATGCCGGCGCCATGACCTTCTTCAACATCCGTATTCCCGGCCTGCCGATGACTGTCGTGCAGGCGGACGGGAAGGATGTCGAACCGGTCGAGGTCGACGAGTTCCAGATTGGCGTTGCCGAGACATATGATGTCGTCGTTACGCCGGGCGAACAACAAGCTTACACACTGGTGGCGGAATCCATGGACCGCTCGGGCATGGGGATCGGCACGCTTGCGAGCGCACCCGGTGCGCGCGCCGCAATTCCGCCCCTGCGCGATCCGCCGCTCTTGACCATGGCAGACATGGGAATGAGCGGTATGGATCACGGCTCGGGCGGCGATGCCGGCATGTCGGGAATGGACCACGGCAATGGCGGCGACATGGCGGGGATGGATCACGGTTCCTCCGGCGATACCGAAATGGTTGGCATGGCCGGCATGTCGGGCATGAAAATGCGCGATACCTCGCGCTTGCCGCCCGATGTGAAGGTGGGGCCGGGTCTCGACATGGTGTCGATGAATCCGGTCGACCGAATGGGCGATCCCGGCATCGGTCTTGCCGATGTTCCCCATCGAACGCTCGACTACCGCAAGCTTCGCGCACTGGTGCCGAACAAGGATCCGCGAACTCCTTCACGGCGGATGGAAATACACCTCACCGGCAACATGGAGCGCTACATGTGGTCGTTCGACGGCAAGAAGTTCTCCGCCGTCTCCGACGAACCGATCCGCTTTGCCTATAACGAGCGCGTGCGCGTGAAGCTAATCAACGATACGATGATGGCGCACCCCATCCACCTCCACGGCCATTTTTTCGAATTGGTCAATGGCGCGCCTGGAGACCGCCAACCGCTCAAACACACGGTTGTCGTGCAGCCGGGCGGCAACGCGCAGTTCGACCTGACGGCGGACGAGACGGGCGACTGGGCTTTCCACTGTCACCTACTCTACCACATGCATGCCGGTATGTTTCAAATCGTTACCGTTGCCAACCCAGATGGGAGCACAGCATGA
- a CDS encoding PepSY domain-containing protein, translating into MRSLDGEAVTEIQLIDGSVSLHDPATGRKLSPISAETAKSVALRAWTGPRTTIESARLVDEPVGTEFRGPFPAWQVTYGDEASTRIYVDASSGTVGAARSDTWRLFDFIWGLHIMDWTQRDRINSWWLLLFGIGGTVMALSGFVLLANRMPRLRVRKR; encoded by the coding sequence ATGCGTTCGCTCGATGGCGAAGCGGTAACAGAGATCCAACTGATCGACGGAAGCGTTAGCCTGCACGATCCGGCGACCGGGCGAAAACTCTCGCCAATCTCGGCTGAGACAGCGAAATCGGTTGCCCTGCGCGCCTGGACTGGACCTCGAACGACGATCGAGTCCGCGCGACTTGTTGACGAGCCAGTGGGGACAGAATTTCGCGGACCTTTTCCGGCCTGGCAGGTCACATACGGGGACGAGGCTTCCACACGCATCTATGTCGATGCTTCGAGTGGTACAGTCGGGGCGGCACGCAGCGATACCTGGCGCCTGTTCGATTTCATCTGGGGCTTGCACATCATGGATTGGACCCAGCGTGACCGCATCAACAGCTGGTGGCTGCTCCTGTTTGGTATAGGCGGCACGGTCATGGCCCTGTCGGGCTTTGTTCTCCTTGCAAACCGAATGCCAAGGCTGCGGGTTAGAAAGAGGTAG
- a CDS encoding DUF2231 domain-containing protein, whose translation MQTRRHLTFLALLIATFLAAPLGAHEGHKSNMSDEEMVMMEASSIDAKTNHGTGGAIAHSHSASAEHSMSADQMMQQKIEENRLTSFSDLLARLHPIAAHFPIALFLVAALTEFGLILRPSLGLQTTVRFLVAAGAIGGLGTAAFGWFAAGWRLSDRSETLAIHRWNGTAIAAAGLLAWWLSSPGKNRWWLRLVLAIIAGALIVQGYYGGEMVHGPNHMGVM comes from the coding sequence ATGCAAACCCGGCGACATCTGACCTTCCTTGCTCTTCTGATCGCGACCTTTTTGGCAGCGCCTCTCGGCGCGCACGAAGGTCATAAATCAAACATGTCCGATGAAGAGATGGTGATGATGGAAGCCAGCTCCATTGATGCAAAAACCAATCACGGCACTGGTGGAGCAATTGCACACAGCCATAGTGCGAGCGCCGAACACAGCATGTCGGCCGACCAGATGATGCAACAAAAGATCGAGGAGAACCGCCTTACCTCGTTCAGTGATCTATTGGCCAGACTGCATCCGATTGCAGCCCATTTCCCGATCGCGCTCTTTCTGGTCGCTGCGCTCACGGAGTTCGGCCTGATCCTCAGGCCCAGCCTGGGCCTTCAAACCACGGTTCGTTTTCTGGTGGCCGCAGGTGCAATTGGCGGACTTGGCACCGCCGCTTTTGGCTGGTTCGCAGCGGGCTGGCGACTTTCTGACCGATCCGAGACGTTGGCCATCCATCGTTGGAATGGCACTGCGATTGCGGCCGCCGGTCTGTTAGCCTGGTGGCTGAGTTCACCGGGCAAAAACCGTTGGTGGCTCAGACTGGTGCTGGCCATCATCGCCGGCGCGCTCATCGTCCAAGGCTATTACGGCGGCGAAATGGTTCATGGCCCCAACCATATGGGGGTCATGTGA
- a CDS encoding periplasmic heavy metal sensor has product MKTQHILFAILLAALAGCLGAFASDYWRDGEPSGGLHQFVHDELELSPEQNSRLEALESRYAVEKSELEASLRAANARLARAMEAEHEYGPEVSAAIDDVHEKMGALQKATVRHVFDMRELLDPDQKLLFDRQVSDALTNAPRD; this is encoded by the coding sequence TTGAAGACGCAGCATATACTCTTCGCCATCCTGCTTGCAGCGCTCGCTGGTTGCCTCGGTGCCTTTGCATCGGATTATTGGCGCGACGGGGAACCAAGCGGCGGATTGCACCAGTTCGTTCATGATGAGCTAGAGCTCAGCCCCGAGCAAAACTCACGGCTTGAAGCCTTGGAAAGCCGCTATGCCGTAGAAAAATCAGAACTGGAAGCCTCGCTGCGCGCGGCCAATGCCCGGCTCGCAAGGGCAATGGAGGCCGAACACGAATACGGCCCCGAAGTGAGCGCCGCGATCGATGACGTCCACGAGAAGATGGGCGCACTCCAGAAAGCGACCGTGCGCCATGTCTTCGATATGCGCGAACTGCTCGACCCGGACCAAAAGCTTTTGTTCGACCGTCAGGTCTCCGATGCTCTGACCAACGCTCCGCGCGACTGA
- a CDS encoding IS256-like element ISSpma2 family transposase, translating into MTEDRLLIEELAAKGGQPDFLRTIAENVLQLIMEADVDGLIGAGRHERSSERATWRNGYRDRSLDTRVGTLNLKIPKLRAGSYFPGFLEPRKMVEKALVAVIQEAWIGGVSTRRVDELVQAMGMTGISKSTVSKLCKDIDERVHAFLKRPLTGEWPYLWLDATYLKVREGGRIISVAAIIAMAVNTEGRREIVGLHIGPSEAEVFWSDFLKDLVRRGLTGVKLVISDAHEGLKGAITRVMGATWQRCRVHFMRNALSYVPKGQNTVVAAAIRQVFLQPDQKSATQVWRQVADQLRTRWPKLGACMDEAETDVLAYTGFPTQHRTKLHSTNPLERLNKEVKRRADVVGIFPNEDSIIRLVGAVLMEQNDEWQLQHRYMQIEGMAELNQPMIEEENQPLHITAKAA; encoded by the coding sequence ATGACCGAGGACAGATTACTGATCGAAGAGCTGGCTGCAAAGGGCGGCCAACCGGATTTTTTGCGCACCATCGCCGAGAACGTGCTGCAGCTGATCATGGAGGCCGACGTTGATGGCCTGATCGGCGCGGGTCGCCACGAACGCAGCAGCGAGCGCGCGACCTGGCGCAACGGCTATCGCGACCGTTCGCTGGATACCCGGGTAGGCACGCTGAACCTGAAAATCCCCAAGCTGCGTGCTGGGTCCTATTTTCCGGGCTTCCTTGAGCCCCGCAAGATGGTCGAGAAAGCGCTGGTTGCGGTGATCCAGGAAGCGTGGATCGGCGGGGTCAGCACCCGGCGGGTCGATGAACTCGTCCAGGCCATGGGCATGACCGGCATCTCCAAGTCCACCGTCTCCAAGCTTTGCAAGGACATTGACGAGCGCGTCCATGCCTTTCTGAAACGCCCGCTCACCGGCGAATGGCCGTATCTCTGGCTCGATGCCACCTATCTCAAGGTACGCGAAGGCGGGCGGATCATCAGCGTTGCCGCAATAATCGCCATGGCCGTCAACACCGAGGGCCGGCGCGAGATCGTCGGCCTGCATATCGGCCCCTCGGAAGCGGAGGTCTTCTGGTCCGACTTCCTGAAGGACCTTGTTCGGCGCGGTCTTACCGGCGTGAAGCTGGTCATCTCCGATGCTCACGAGGGCCTCAAGGGCGCGATCACCCGCGTCATGGGCGCCACCTGGCAGCGCTGCCGGGTGCACTTCATGCGCAATGCCCTGTCCTATGTGCCCAAGGGCCAGAACACTGTCGTCGCCGCCGCGATCCGCCAGGTCTTCCTGCAGCCCGATCAGAAAAGCGCAACGCAGGTCTGGCGACAGGTCGCCGACCAGTTGCGCACCCGTTGGCCCAAGCTCGGCGCCTGCATGGACGAGGCCGAAACCGACGTGCTCGCCTACACCGGCTTCCCCACCCAGCACCGCACGAAGTTACACTCAACCAATCCGCTCGAGCGGCTCAACAAGGAGGTCAAGCGCCGCGCCGACGTCGTCGGAATCTTCCCGAACGAAGACAGCATCATCCGCCTCGTCGGGGCTGTGCTGATGGAGCAGAACGACGAGTGGCAGCTCCAGCACCGATACATGCAGATCGAAGGCATGGCCGAACTCAACCAACCCATGATCGAGGAGGAAAATCAGCCCCTACACATCACCGCCAAAGCCGCCTGA
- a CDS encoding copper resistance protein B: MKTPVFSSLASVAAVSVVAVPAAAQDHNHSAMAQQKGAGPQAAAKTKCEQEAEPHRAMGHQVAEDACGPAAQPEAATDHPSIDHSTMDHGSMTAQDDQSSMTMPMDAAGPSSSSAGHAEMDHGSMPQADADSSSMDHGQMDHSRMNHGQTGTQDMQGMDHSAMQMGSDDDIRLLPPPPEAGSGPARAAASIWGEDAMDEARRELIRETDGGIQFWFQGDRLEFRAREGGDGYLWDVQGYYGGDIDKFWFKSEGEGSFGEPIEGAEVQALWSRAIAPFFDFQAGVRQDLTGPERTHAVIGIQGLAPYQFEVDAAVFVSTKGDVTARIEAELDQRITQRLILQPRAELALSAQDISELGIGAGLDRIEAGLRLRYEFAREFAPYVGVSQEWRIGGSADFARAVGEDPSVTNYVVGVRFWF; encoded by the coding sequence ATGAAGACTCCTGTCTTTAGCTCGCTCGCCTCGGTTGCGGCCGTTTCAGTTGTTGCGGTGCCCGCCGCGGCGCAGGATCACAATCATTCAGCAATGGCGCAGCAGAAGGGTGCCGGGCCGCAGGCCGCTGCCAAGACAAAGTGCGAGCAAGAAGCCGAGCCCCATCGCGCGATGGGCCATCAGGTAGCCGAAGATGCATGCGGACCCGCTGCCCAGCCTGAAGCTGCCACGGACCACCCTAGCATAGATCATTCTACCATGGATCATGGTTCGATGACCGCTCAGGATGATCAGTCGAGCATGACGATGCCGATGGATGCTGCCGGTCCAAGTTCGTCCTCCGCGGGCCACGCGGAAATGGATCACGGCTCGATGCCGCAGGCGGACGCCGATAGCTCGTCGATGGATCACGGGCAGATGGATCATAGCCGGATGAACCATGGGCAGACGGGCACGCAGGACATGCAGGGCATGGACCACTCGGCGATGCAGATGGGCTCGGACGATGATATCCGGTTGCTGCCGCCTCCTCCCGAGGCAGGTAGCGGCCCCGCGCGTGCGGCAGCTTCTATCTGGGGCGAGGACGCCATGGACGAAGCGCGGCGCGAACTCATCCGCGAGACCGATGGTGGCATCCAATTCTGGTTCCAGGGCGACCGGCTAGAATTCCGCGCCCGCGAAGGGGGCGACGGTTATCTTTGGGATGTTCAGGGCTATTATGGCGGCGATATCGACAAGTTCTGGTTCAAGTCGGAAGGCGAGGGCAGCTTCGGGGAGCCCATCGAGGGTGCCGAGGTCCAGGCGCTCTGGAGCCGCGCCATTGCACCCTTCTTCGATTTTCAGGCCGGTGTCCGCCAGGATCTGACTGGCCCCGAGCGCACCCATGCAGTGATCGGTATCCAAGGGCTCGCGCCTTACCAGTTCGAAGTCGATGCCGCAGTTTTCGTCTCCACCAAAGGCGATGTGACCGCACGGATCGAGGCTGAACTCGACCAGCGCATCACGCAGCGACTGATCCTCCAACCGAGAGCCGAACTCGCGCTTTCTGCGCAGGACATTTCGGAGCTGGGCATCGGTGCCGGTCTCGACCGGATCGAGGCGGGCCTGCGTCTGCGATACGAGTTCGCACGTGAGTTCGCACCCTATGTCGGCGTTTCGCAGGAATGGCGCATCGGCGGCAGCGCGGATTTTGCGCGGGCCGTCGGAGAGGATCCAAGCGTCACCAATTATGTCGTCGGCGTAAGGTTCTGGTTCTGA
- a CDS encoding cytochrome P450 — translation MNEQLQGATTQTASAQPLFNPLSPDFIRDPYPSYDKLRTHAPVLHLPALNGYLVSRNADAALVLRDKRFGKDYVTRITRRFGPEALNEPVYRAMGRWMLTQDPPDHTRLRGLVVKAFTARRVEDMRPKIQAIVDDSIDRVIGQGRMDLISDFAFRLPVIVICDMLGIPETDREIFFKRERTGGRLLDPVPLSRAEIDEANAAHANSEAYFQRLFDLRRREPGDDLTTQLVQAEEAGSKLSNEELTANIILLFGAGHETTVNLIGNALLALHRNPDQLELLKSNLSLMPNAIEEFLRYDSSVQLTYHVAMEDVEIGGVKIPQGDNVMCLLGSANHDPAVYPDHPDRLDITRPNVRPLSFGGGIHFCLGAQLARLEAEVALTTLLRRIPNLRIDDVENPKWRPTFVLRGLKELPASW, via the coding sequence ATGAACGAGCAGTTGCAAGGGGCTACAACCCAGACGGCAAGCGCCCAGCCGCTGTTCAACCCGCTGTCTCCGGACTTCATCCGCGATCCCTATCCCTCCTACGACAAGCTGCGCACGCACGCGCCGGTGCTGCATCTGCCGGCGCTGAACGGCTATCTCGTCAGCCGCAATGCCGACGCGGCGCTGGTGCTGCGCGACAAGCGGTTCGGCAAGGATTACGTCACCCGCATCACGCGCCGCTTCGGGCCGGAAGCGCTGAACGAGCCTGTTTATCGCGCGATGGGCCGCTGGATGCTGACGCAGGATCCGCCCGACCACACCCGCCTGCGCGGCCTTGTCGTCAAGGCGTTCACGGCGCGCCGCGTCGAGGACATGCGTCCGAAGATCCAGGCGATCGTCGACGACTCGATCGACCGGGTGATCGGGCAGGGCCGCATGGACCTGATCTCGGACTTCGCGTTCCGCCTGCCAGTCATCGTCATCTGCGACATGCTCGGCATTCCGGAGACGGATCGCGAAATCTTCTTCAAGCGCGAGCGCACCGGCGGCCGTCTGCTCGATCCGGTGCCGCTGTCGCGCGCCGAGATCGACGAGGCCAATGCCGCGCACGCCAATTCCGAAGCCTATTTCCAGCGGCTGTTCGATCTGCGCCGCCGCGAGCCGGGCGACGACCTGACGACTCAACTGGTTCAGGCGGAAGAGGCCGGCAGCAAGCTCAGCAACGAAGAGCTGACCGCGAACATCATCCTGCTGTTCGGCGCGGGTCACGAGACCACGGTGAACCTGATCGGCAATGCGCTGCTGGCGCTGCATCGCAATCCGGACCAGCTCGAACTGCTGAAGTCCAACCTGTCGCTGATGCCGAACGCGATCGAGGAATTCCTGCGCTACGACTCCTCGGTGCAGCTCACCTACCACGTCGCGATGGAGGATGTCGAGATCGGCGGCGTGAAAATTCCGCAGGGCGACAACGTGATGTGTCTGCTCGGCTCGGCCAATCACGATCCGGCTGTCTATCCCGATCATCCGGATCGGCTCGACATCACGCGGCCGAACGTGCGGCCGCTGTCGTTCGGCGGTGGTATTCACTTCTGCCTCGGCGCGCAGCTCGCGCGGCTCGAAGCCGAGGTCGCGCTCACGACGCTGCTGCGCCGGATTCCGAATCTGCGCATCGACGACGTGGAAAATCCGAAGTGGCGGCCGACCTTCGTGCTGCGCGGCCTCAAGGAGCTTCCGGCCAGCTGGTGA
- a CDS encoding MerR family transcriptional regulator, which translates to MKSISIGELSKRSGVKITTVRYYERVGLMTKPERSAGGQRMYREDDVKRISFIKHSRHLGFSLDAIREMLQLQTTPAMDCSTANEIAETQLALVRQRIAQLTSLEKELERIAKACGGGAAADCKVIEALGDHSQCDTERHEKVEGL; encoded by the coding sequence ATGAAATCTATATCAATTGGGGAGCTTTCGAAGCGATCCGGCGTGAAGATCACGACGGTACGCTACTACGAGCGCGTGGGACTAATGACGAAACCCGAGCGCAGCGCCGGCGGGCAGAGAATGTACCGCGAAGATGATGTAAAGCGCATCAGCTTCATTAAGCATTCTCGCCATTTGGGCTTTTCTCTGGATGCCATTCGCGAGATGCTACAGCTTCAAACCACCCCAGCGATGGATTGTTCTACGGCGAACGAGATCGCTGAAACGCAGCTTGCGCTTGTCCGACAGCGCATCGCGCAACTCACATCTCTCGAAAAAGAGCTGGAGCGTATCGCCAAAGCTTGCGGCGGTGGGGCCGCAGCGGATTGCAAGGTTATCGAAGCTCTCGGCGATCACAGCCAATGTGACACCGAGCGGCACGAGAAGGTCGAGGGGCTCTGA
- a CDS encoding YybH family protein, which yields MNKAVTRIVSTALALALMPTAASAQQMDHSSHAGHPMQAMDASVDDVAGAEDVLKAYRTALEARDADAMSALFAESSAIFENGKAEGSFANYMEHHLGPELHAIKSFTFSDPTLTVTRMGHMAYGYETYGYRIELEDGRVFERDGVATSVLSHDASGWKIVQYHSSSRAPRN from the coding sequence ATGAACAAGGCTGTCACACGGATCGTATCGACCGCGCTCGCACTTGCGCTGATGCCAACGGCTGCATCGGCGCAGCAGATGGATCATTCATCCCATGCAGGCCACCCGATGCAAGCCATGGACGCTTCTGTCGACGATGTTGCGGGAGCGGAAGATGTGCTGAAGGCCTATCGCACTGCCCTGGAAGCACGCGATGCCGACGCGATGTCCGCGCTCTTCGCGGAATCGTCCGCAATTTTCGAAAACGGCAAGGCAGAGGGTAGCTTCGCAAACTATATGGAGCATCATCTCGGCCCCGAGCTTCATGCGATCAAGAGCTTCACCTTTTCCGATCCGACGCTGACCGTGACGCGTATGGGGCATATGGCTTATGGCTATGAAACTTACGGGTATCGGATCGAGCTGGAGGATGGGCGCGTATTCGAGCGTGATGGTGTTGCGACATCGGTACTCTCGCACGATGCTTCGGGCTGGAAAATTGTGCAGTACCATTCGTCATCGCGAGCACCGCGGAACTGA